In one window of Meiothermus sp. DNA:
- a CDS encoding ATP-binding protein, producing the protein MESDSSSLLPRAVSRTLDRALGVMPVVVLLGARQTGKTTLVRAHPALAGWPYLTLDDLAVRLQAGADPEALVARAPALVLDEVQRAKDLLIAIKRAVDRDRPRRPGRFVLTGSANLLMLKRIGESLAGRAVYVTLWPLTQGELAGQGRTGLWGALLAARAVQWPEVLTQNPRAPADWREAVRRGGMPVPAHELSTPEQRALWFSGYLQTYLERDLPELRAVENLGDFRRLAQAACLRIGSLLNQAELGRDVGLAQPQVHRFLNVLEASFLALRLPAYAVNRTKRLIKAPKLYWGDTAFALYLSGEAEPRGAHLENLVLLDLLAWRELQTPRPEILYWRTASGAEVDLVIETPGRLLPIEVKTATRAVPADARGLESFLDEYKDKCDGGLLLYGGDEVFPLTQRVIAAPWWRVL; encoded by the coding sequence GTGGAATCCGATAGCAGCTCGTTGCTCCCCCGGGCCGTCTCCCGCACGCTGGACAGGGCCCTCGGCGTAATGCCGGTGGTGGTTCTGCTCGGGGCTCGCCAAACGGGCAAGACCACGCTGGTGCGGGCCCATCCCGCGCTGGCGGGCTGGCCGTACCTCACCCTCGACGACCTCGCGGTGCGGTTGCAGGCCGGGGCCGACCCGGAAGCGCTGGTGGCCCGAGCCCCTGCGCTGGTGCTCGACGAGGTGCAACGGGCCAAAGATTTGCTCATCGCCATCAAGCGGGCCGTGGATCGTGACCGACCGCGGCGCCCGGGCCGCTTCGTGCTGACCGGATCGGCAAACCTACTCATGCTCAAGCGCATTGGCGAGTCGCTGGCGGGCCGTGCCGTCTACGTGACGCTCTGGCCGCTCACCCAGGGCGAGCTGGCGGGCCAGGGCCGCACCGGCCTTTGGGGTGCGCTGCTCGCCGCTCGAGCGGTGCAGTGGCCGGAGGTGCTGACCCAAAACCCCCGCGCTCCCGCCGACTGGCGCGAGGCGGTGCGGCGCGGCGGTATGCCGGTGCCAGCCCACGAACTCTCCACGCCCGAGCAGCGCGCGCTCTGGTTCTCGGGCTATTTGCAGACCTACCTCGAGCGCGACCTGCCGGAGTTGCGGGCCGTGGAAAACCTGGGGGATTTCCGCCGACTGGCTCAGGCGGCTTGTTTGCGGATTGGCTCCTTGCTCAACCAGGCCGAGCTGGGGCGTGATGTGGGGCTGGCGCAGCCCCAGGTGCACCGCTTCTTGAACGTGCTGGAGGCGAGCTTTCTGGCCCTGCGGCTGCCAGCCTATGCGGTTAATCGCACCAAGCGGCTCATCAAAGCCCCCAAGCTCTACTGGGGCGATACCGCTTTTGCCCTGTACCTGAGCGGCGAGGCCGAGCCCCGCGGCGCCCACCTGGAGAACCTGGTGCTCCTGGATCTGCTGGCCTGGCGGGAACTGCAGACACCCCGGCCCGAAATCCTCTACTGGCGCACGGCCAGCGGCGCGGAAGTAGACTTGGTCATCGAGACGCCCGGGCGGCTCCTACCCATCGAGGTCAAAACCGCTACCCGGGCGGTACCGGCGGATGCCAGGGGCCTGGAAAGTTTCCTGGACGAGTATAAAGATAAGTGTGACGGCGGGCTTCTGCTGTATGGCGGCGATGAAGTCTTTCCGCTGACCCAGCGGGTGATTGCTGCACCATGGTGGAGAGTGTTATGA
- a CDS encoding helicase-related protein codes for MYRIALEAPGKRKHRLMKLEDLTPGTSVRGILPHSAVTVVNVQWHGYEALTLVYRDAGGKVADELLYRHDEARLEVVEQGRPWSFDGDGASFRLAAEAHRIRLAHLFDPLLAVHTSLVEPLPHQITAVYEAMLPRQPLRFLLADDPGAGKTIMAGLLIKELMARGDLQRCLIICPGSLVEQWQDELARRFHLAFEILTNDKLEAARTGNWFLENDLAIARLDKLARNEDVQQKLAAPDNRYDLVVIDEAHKLSASFFGGEVKYTKRYRLGQLVSGLTRHFLLMTATPHNGREEDFQLFLALLDGDRFEGRFRDGVHQVDTSDLMRRMVKEKLLKFDGTPLFPERIAYTVPYKLSDAEARLYRGVTEYVREEWGRAEALQDDRRAGTVGFALTILQRRLASSPEAIYQSLRRRRERLEKRLRELELLQREVVASGPLLEADDLEDLEEAPENEIEATEEAILDQATAASTIAELRLEIATLKRLETLAAEVRRSGQDTKWRELSQLLGEIFKPTLLAHGADPIPKPAPSPRQKLVIFTEHRDTLTYLERRIGDLLGRPEAVAVIHGGMGREERRQAQERFLHDPEVRVLLATDAAGEGINLQRAHLMVNYDLPWNPNRLEQRFGRIHRIGQTEVCHLWNLVAEETREGDVYRRLLEKLEEARQALGGQVFDVLGKLLFEGKPLRELMIGAIRYGDRPEVRARLTQAIEHAVDRAHLQNLLEERALAHDAMDASRVARVREAMERAEARRLQPHYVESFFLEAFRRLGGSVREREPRRYEIRHVPAPVRNRNRQIGAGDPVLERYERIVFEKPLMTPPGQPLAAFVCPGHPLLEAVLDLTLERHRDLLKRGTVLVDEHDPGTSPRVLFFLEHAIQDASLLPSGERRTISRRMLYIEQDASGQARHLYYAPYLDYRPLQGDEPAVPAILERPECGWITHGLEERAQAHAIATVVPEHITEVRERRLTQIEKTRAAVKDRLTKEIAHWDHRAEELKLQEQAGKAGARLNSQEARRRADELQARLERRLAELEREAQISALPPVVLGGAVVVPAGLLARMMGQAAPIPTPPVDTQAAAARARAIVMETERRLGFEPVDREFERLGYDIESRDPRTGRLRFLEVKGRVAGADTLTVTKNEILTSLNKPDDFILALVEFQEGGGHRVRYLRRPFKREPDFEVTSVNYDFSALLARAEEPN; via the coding sequence TTCCTTCCGCCTGGCCGCTGAGGCCCACCGCATCCGCCTGGCCCACCTCTTCGATCCGCTTCTGGCCGTGCATACCTCGCTGGTGGAGCCGCTGCCCCACCAGATCACTGCGGTCTATGAGGCCATGCTGCCGCGCCAGCCGCTGCGCTTTTTGCTGGCCGACGACCCCGGCGCGGGCAAAACCATCATGGCGGGCCTGCTCATCAAGGAGCTGATGGCCCGCGGCGACCTCCAGCGCTGCCTGATCATCTGCCCCGGCAGCCTGGTGGAGCAGTGGCAGGACGAACTCGCACGCCGCTTCCACCTGGCCTTCGAGATCCTCACCAACGACAAGCTCGAGGCCGCCCGCACCGGCAACTGGTTTCTGGAGAACGACCTTGCGATTGCCCGGCTCGACAAACTGGCCCGCAACGAGGACGTGCAGCAAAAGCTGGCCGCACCGGACAACCGCTACGACCTGGTGGTGATCGACGAGGCCCACAAGCTCTCGGCCAGTTTCTTCGGGGGCGAAGTCAAGTACACCAAGCGCTACCGGCTCGGCCAGCTCGTCTCGGGTCTGACGCGGCATTTCCTTTTGATGACGGCCACGCCGCACAACGGCAGGGAAGAAGATTTCCAGCTCTTCCTTGCGCTCCTGGACGGCGACCGCTTCGAGGGCCGCTTTCGCGACGGCGTGCACCAGGTGGACACCAGCGACCTCATGCGGCGTATGGTGAAGGAGAAACTACTCAAGTTCGACGGCACGCCCCTCTTCCCCGAGCGCATCGCCTATACTGTCCCCTACAAGCTTTCCGATGCCGAAGCGCGCTTGTACCGGGGGGTGACCGAGTACGTGCGCGAGGAGTGGGGCCGCGCCGAGGCGCTCCAGGACGACCGGCGGGCGGGCACGGTGGGCTTTGCCCTCACCATCCTACAGCGTCGCCTGGCCTCCTCGCCGGAGGCCATCTACCAGTCGCTGCGCCGCCGCCGCGAGCGGCTGGAAAAGCGCCTGCGCGAACTGGAACTGCTGCAGCGCGAGGTCGTGGCCAGCGGCCCGCTGCTCGAGGCCGACGACCTCGAAGACCTCGAGGAGGCCCCCGAGAACGAGATCGAGGCTACTGAAGAAGCCATACTGGATCAGGCCACCGCCGCCAGCACCATCGCCGAACTGCGGCTGGAGATCGCGACGCTAAAGCGCCTGGAAACGCTCGCCGCCGAGGTGCGCAGGAGCGGCCAGGACACCAAGTGGCGCGAGCTATCGCAGTTGTTGGGCGAGATCTTCAAGCCCACGCTGCTTGCGCACGGCGCGGATCCCATCCCGAAGCCGGCGCCCTCGCCGCGCCAGAAGTTGGTGATCTTCACCGAGCACCGCGACACGCTCACCTACCTCGAGCGGCGCATCGGCGATTTGCTGGGCCGCCCCGAGGCCGTGGCGGTCATCCACGGCGGCATGGGCCGCGAGGAGCGGCGGCAGGCCCAGGAACGCTTTTTGCACGACCCCGAGGTGCGCGTGCTCCTGGCCACCGACGCTGCGGGCGAGGGCATCAACTTGCAGCGGGCCCACCTGATGGTCAACTACGACCTGCCCTGGAACCCCAACCGCCTCGAGCAGCGCTTTGGCCGCATCCACCGCATCGGCCAGACCGAGGTCTGCCACCTGTGGAACCTGGTGGCCGAGGAGACGCGCGAGGGCGACGTCTACCGGCGGCTCTTGGAGAAGCTCGAGGAAGCGCGGCAGGCCCTGGGCGGCCAGGTCTTTGATGTGCTGGGCAAGCTGCTGTTTGAAGGCAAGCCGCTGCGCGAGCTGATGATCGGGGCCATCCGCTACGGCGACCGGCCCGAGGTGCGCGCGCGCCTGACCCAGGCCATCGAGCACGCGGTAGACCGCGCGCACTTGCAGAACCTGCTCGAGGAGCGGGCCCTCGCCCACGACGCCATGGACGCCAGCCGCGTGGCGCGCGTGCGCGAGGCGATGGAGCGGGCCGAGGCGCGCCGGTTGCAACCGCATTACGTCGAATCGTTCTTCCTCGAGGCCTTCAGGCGCCTGGGCGGAAGCGTGCGCGAGCGCGAGCCGCGCCGCTACGAGATCCGCCACGTGCCCGCACCGGTGCGCAACCGCAACCGCCAGATTGGCGCGGGCGACCCCGTGCTCGAGCGCTACGAGCGCATCGTTTTCGAGAAGCCGCTGATGACGCCCCCCGGCCAGCCGCTCGCCGCCTTTGTCTGTCCCGGCCACCCGCTGCTCGAGGCCGTGCTCGACCTTACCCTTGAGCGCCACCGCGACCTCCTGAAGCGCGGTACCGTGCTGGTAGACGAGCATGACCCCGGAACGTCGCCACGGGTGTTGTTCTTCCTCGAGCACGCCATCCAGGACGCCAGCCTGCTCCCTTCCGGTGAGCGGCGCACCATCTCGCGCCGGATGCTTTACATTGAGCAAGACGCCAGCGGCCAGGCCCGGCACCTGTACTACGCGCCCTACCTCGACTACCGCCCGCTGCAGGGTGATGAGCCGGCGGTACCGGCGATCCTCGAGCGGCCCGAGTGTGGCTGGATCACGCATGGGCTGGAAGAGCGCGCCCAGGCCCACGCCATCGCCACCGTGGTCCCCGAGCACATCACCGAGGTGCGCGAGCGCCGCCTGACCCAGATCGAGAAAACCCGCGCCGCGGTGAAAGACCGCCTCACCAAGGAAATCGCCCACTGGGATCACCGCGCCGAAGAACTCAAGCTGCAAGAGCAGGCCGGCAAAGCCGGCGCGCGGCTCAACTCGCAGGAAGCCCGCCGCCGGGCCGACGAACTCCAGGCCCGCCTCGAGCGCCGCCTGGCCGAACTCGAGCGCGAGGCCCAGATCTCGGCCCTGCCGCCGGTGGTGTTGGGCGGGGCAGTGGTGGTGCCCGCCGGGCTCCTGGCCCGGATGATGGGCCAAGCAGCACCCATCCCGACCCCTCCGGTGGACACCCAGGCCGCTGCCGCCCGCGCCCGCGCCATCGTGATGGAGACCGAGCGGCGGCTGGGCTTCGAGCCGGTGGACCGCGAGTTTGAGCGACTGGGCTACGACATCGAAAGCCGAGACCCCCGCACCGGTCGGCTGCGCTTTCTGGAGGTCAAGGGCCGCGTGGCCGGTGCCGACACCCTCACCGTGACCAAAAACGAAATCCTGACCTCGCTTAACAAGCCCGACGACTTCATTTTGGCGCTGGTGGAGTTCCAGGAGGGCGGCGGGCACCGCGTGCGCTACCTGCGTCGGCCCTTCAAGCGCGAGCCGGATTTCGAGGTGACCAGCGTGAACTACGACTTTAGCGCCCTGCTGGCCAGAGCGGAGGAGCCAAACTGA